TTGGCAACACCTAATTGAATCGCCTTTTGAACTTGTTCATCCGGTACATCTGACCCGCCGTGCAGAACTACTGGACGTTGAACTGCTTTAGAGATAGCATTTAATCTTTCAAATCGTAAGTTAGGCGTTTGTTTATACAAACCATGCGCCGTGCCAATCGAAACAGCTAAATAATCCACATCGGTTGCTTCGGTAAAGGCAACTGCCTCTTCTGTTGTTGTAATAAGGGCATCTTTTTCATCTACCGAAATATCATCTTCTGTTCCACCGATTTTACCAATTTCTCCTTCAGATCCAATATTCAGCGCTCTGGCTACCTGAACCACATCACGCGTTATTTGACTGTTTTCTTCAAAGGATCTTGCAGAACCATCAAACATAACGGACTGAAATCCCAACTGTACCGCCTGCATCGTCTGGTCAAAACTTCTGCTGTGGTCCAAATGGATCGCTACCGGAATCGTAAACTGTTTGGCATAGATATCGATTAATGCTTTCATCGATTCCATCCCCAACGTTTGAATCACCTTTTGCCCAACTTGAATCATGATTGGTGCCTGTTCTTCTTCTGCCGCTTCTAAAATCCCTACAATCGTTTCTGCATTATGTGCACTGAAAGCTCCTACACCATATCCGTTCTCATAAGCATGCTGAAGCATTTCTTTTCCGTTTATAAATGGCATTAACTGTCCACTCCCTATCTTTTTAATTCAATACTATATTGATATTTATCACTGCGATATCT
The nucleotide sequence above comes from Oceanobacillus timonensis. Encoded proteins:
- a CDS encoding class II fructose-bisphosphate aldolase, translated to MPFINGKEMLQHAYENGYGVGAFSAHNAETIVGILEAAEEEQAPIMIQVGQKVIQTLGMESMKALIDIYAKQFTIPVAIHLDHSRSFDQTMQAVQLGFQSVMFDGSARSFEENSQITRDVVQVARALNIGSEGEIGKIGGTEDDISVDEKDALITTTEEAVAFTEATDVDYLAVSIGTAHGLYKQTPNLRFERLNAISKAVQRPVVLHGGSDVPDEQVQKAIQLGVAKINVDTELRQAFTNGVKDTFKQDPDEIVLANSLGNGKEYLKKKVQEKIRVFGSNGKAQELLKDKR